AGTTGACACGCGCTTCATTGCTTACGACGCTTTGATTAATCGGAAAGGTCACCAATATCGGAGCTGCCAATATTTTTTCTTCTACACGGATATCGGTAATAGTTTTACCCTGCGATACAGCCAATTGCGCTTTGAGTGCTTCATTATCCTCGGCAAGCTGCTGTACCTTTTGGCGCAGACTATTCAGCAACGCATCACTGTACGTGATGACCACCGAACTTGGCTTCTCCCAGCCCCGCTGCTTAAATTTGTAAGTCAGCCCCAGTGCAGCACTTAAATTACCGTCCTGGCTACGGTGCCCCGTTTCACCATCAAAGCGATCGTTTACCATGGCTCCGCGCACATCAAACGTTAGGTCCAACGCATCGCTGAGGCGAAAACTGTTGTAAATACCGATGTTAGCACTGACTTCTTTCTGCTTGGGTGCATCGTTGGTGACCATCCAACCTAAGCCCACATAAGGACTGATGTTATAAAAACGATCTTTTTTATAACCAGAAAAAATGTTGGACAAGTTGAACAGTACATCGCCATGGATGTGGAAATAATTAAATTCCTGATTGTACAGCCAGTAACCATCCCAGGGCTTACCATCATACTGCACCCCCGTAGAATGGCTTCCATTTTGCGTCAGTCCCTTCACTTTAAAACCCGTTAGGCCGGCGCGCACACCGATGCCGGGGCTAAACCACTTTCCAAGGTTAAATTCGAAGCTTGGGGTAAGGCGTTCAGAAAATTTCATCTGCTTATCGTGGTCGCCAAAATAAATCTGGGCGCCCGCGCCAGCATTGATAAACCAGTTGTCCCAAAAGCGGTTGCTCTCGGTCCGATAGCGATCTTTAGATACGGAAACGATTGTATCTGGCTTTACATCAATTTGCTGTGCCAGGGCAACCTGGGCTCCTGCTACAGCTGTAAGTAGTAAAAGTGTCTTTTTCAAAATCATGATCGGTCAAAATTGTTGTTGAATGATAGTTGATAATATTGCTTTGTTAGCTTCAACAAAATTGGATAAAACAAACTTTGGGTATACTATTGGGATGTATACCTGAGACTTTCCATTTTCCGAAAAAATAAAGCGTATAGGCTTTAATTTAAAGGAAAGCATGATCTAACGGTAGATTAAAGAGATTCGGAATGGTAATTTGAGGATAAAAAAAAACACATTTTCCTTTAATGGAAATCAAATTTCTACAAATGATAAGTAAAGGTGACTTTAAAAAAAATGTAACTTACTAAATATGTAGTACTTACACTACAAAAGTTAAAAACATAGCGTATGCACGACTTCTCGGTAAGTGCGTTATTTTATAATAGAGAAATTTAAAACGAACAATAAAGCAGGAATTAAAAAGAATTCAATAAAATGCAAGGATGTAGTCAGTAATGCTGTATCATATCATGAAATTCACAGCAATCGGCTGGGTACACAATACCAATAGGAGATAGAAGCCTGAGAATATGACCTAAAAAGAATGTGAGCGAGGGTTAATGTTGATTGTAAAGTGTACGGTAGCCTAGAGTATCGAATAGAAATCTAATAGACACTTTCTTATCCAGAGATAAAAATAGAAATTGTTTAAAGGAAGAAGATAAAAATCAAAGGGTCATCCGTAAGCGTTGAAAATATTCAGAAGGGGGGATACCTTTTACCGCTTTGAATACAGAGGAGAATTTGCTGATACTTGAAAAACCGGCCTTTTCAGCTAAGACAGAAAATTTCACGTTAAGCAGATCTGGGTTCAGTTCTACACTATTTATTAAATATTCTATTCGCGCCTGTTGGATATAATTATTGAAATCCAATCCAACATGGCGATTTAAAATATAAGATGCATAACGTTGATTAGTACCGAGCAGATCTGCTAAATCTTGTAGAGAAACACCCTTTTTTAAGAAAAATCGGGCCGCTTGAGCCCTTTCAAACTGCTCTACCAAACGGTCCTCCGTTATTTTACTCATCAGCACATCTGCACACTTCAGCTCATCTTTTGAACAGATAGTCTCTTCTCCATCGTTATTTTCAATCCTTATATCATCAGCTAATGGCAAGGCAATCACCTGTGCGTTTTTCCGCGATTGTATGTACCGTAATACAAAAAATAGCAATAACAGTAAGTTCACAACCGAGAGAATACAGTTGATCAGCGTAAATAGGTCATTATAATCCATTTTCAAGTTCATGCGTTGACGTCAATTTGGCTCCTGATTAGTAGCATTGAAGGACCTTAACTAGCTGCATAAGGGCAATCAAAATAATATAGACGACACTAATTTGCACTAAAAAAGAAATATCAGCATAGATTTTTTTATTTACAGGTAATCTTGTAGTAGATACGCTACTACGCTGTAGCTGAATAGCTACAAAGAAAGTTACAACACTAACATTAGACGAGGGTCAAAACGAATAATTTTTATTTACACGCCTTTTTCTTGTCTATCATGTAAATGGATTAATTTATAAAGCGAACAAAAGGATTTTATCTGCCCAAATCGGCTAGTTAGTCGCTATGCTAAGCGATATATTCCTTAACCATATTACCCAAGAAGAAAATGTAATTGAAAGATTAAAGAACTGTTGAATTCATTTTTAAAGGTAGATGCCATCTATCCCTCATATTGTAGTTGTCCCGCTACAACTTGTAGCCGATCAATTATCAAAAAAAATTAAAAGCATTGATTAACAATTGATTCAAAAGATATATTAATAATTTCGAAAACAATAACGGCCATTTGAGTACATCGTGAAAAGCTAACGATCATTTTCAATTTTTCAATACATGAAAAGAAAACAAACACGTAAACGTTACAAAACTACTTTTCTGTTTATTTTGGTGATTGACAGGAAAGGAGC
The genomic region above belongs to Sphingobacterium zeae and contains:
- a CDS encoding OmpA family protein encodes the protein MILKKTLLLLTAVAGAQVALAQQIDVKPDTIVSVSKDRYRTESNRFWDNWFINAGAGAQIYFGDHDKQMKFSERLTPSFEFNLGKWFSPGIGVRAGLTGFKVKGLTQNGSHSTGVQYDGKPWDGYWLYNQEFNYFHIHGDVLFNLSNIFSGYKKDRFYNISPYVGLGWMVTNDAPKQKEVSANIGIYNSFRLSDALDLTFDVRGAMVNDRFDGETGHRSQDGNLSAALGLTYKFKQRGWEKPSSVVITYSDALLNSLRQKVQQLAEDNEALKAQLAVSQGKTITDIRVEEKILAAPILVTFPINQSVVSNEARVNLGFFAKVIQAGNKDITYKVTGYADKGTGTKAINDRLSRERAQAIYDVLVKEFHVSPQQLELAYEGGVDNMYYDDPRLSRAVITIAK
- a CDS encoding helix-turn-helix domain-containing protein, whose translation is MNLKMDYNDLFTLINCILSVVNLLLLLFFVLRYIQSRKNAQVIALPLADDIRIENNDGEETICSKDELKCADVLMSKITEDRLVEQFERAQAARFFLKKGVSLQDLADLLGTNQRYASYILNRHVGLDFNNYIQQARIEYLINSVELNPDLLNVKFSVLAEKAGFSSISKFSSVFKAVKGIPPSEYFQRLRMTL